The Chloroherpetonaceae bacterium DNA segment AAGCAAAGGGCACATAGCCTAACCTGTCGCCATCAACGCGAGACCACGCCCCGTGCGACCACGGCCCCATCACCAACATATTTTTCGCGCTTGGGTTATTTCGTTCAATGGCATCATAGACTTTCAGCGGCCCATAAAGGTCTTCGGCATCGAACCACCCGCCAACGGTCATCACGGCAGGCGTGACATTTTTCAAATGCGGTAAAATGGTACGCGCTTTCCAAAAGTCGTCGTAATTCGGATGTGCAACCATTTGATTCCAAAACGCAATGCTGTCTTTATAGTAAAGTGAATTAAAATTTTTGAGTGCGCCCGTTTTCAAATAAAAGGAATAGGCATCGGGCGTTGGAAATTGAAATCCCGTATTGCCAATGGTGGTGGGCTTTGGTCGGGCACGGCCAAAAGAGTACATAAATGAAAATGCATCCATCAAAAAGAAGGCGCCATTGTGGTGAAAGTCGTCGCCAATCCACCAATCGGTAACCGGTGCTTGCGGCGAGACAGCCTTCAAGGCCGGATGAGCGTCGGGGATGGATGCAGAGGCGTAAAAGCCCGGGTAGGAAATTCCCCAAATCCCCACGCGTTTATTGGTGTATGAAATATTGTTGATAAGCCACTCAATGGAATCGTAAGTATCGCTCGATTCATCAATGTCTTTGGTGGAATTGCCTGCAATATTGGGGCGAACATCCACAAATTCCCCTTCCGACATCCACCGACCGCGAACATCCTGAAACACATAAATGTAGCCTTCGCGCAAAAGCTCGGTTGGGCGAAGGGATGTTGGGTAATTGGCTTCTCCGTAAGGCGCACAGCTATACGGGGTGCGGCTCATGATGATGGGGTATGTTTTGGCGGAGTCGCGCGGGAGATAAATGGCGGTGAATAGCCGTGCGCCGTCGCGCATTGGAATCATGACTTCGCGCTTGAAGTAATTTTGCCGAATGAACAGGGAATCGGCATTTTGAGCAAAAAGAGATGAGATGCTTAAAAGAAAAAGGAGAACAAAACGTGCAATAAGTTTCATAATCAAGCAGAATAAATTTTGTTTATACAATAAACGAAAAAGCGGATTAGTGCAAACTATTCAATAGTGAAAATTAGCTGTACTTAAATTGAACAGGCTAAGAGGTGGAAGGTTAGAACCAAAATCGGGAAAAAATGTGAAATTAATTATGCTTTTCATGCCTTCGCACGCTGATTCTTGCTTTATTAAATCACAATGTATAGTAAGGGTAAACTTAAAGAGCGAATTCGCATGCGAAATTTCCCCCTTTTCAAAAGTGATTAATATAGGTTTTTTGCTCTTTACTTTCGCCGATTTAATGGAATAAAATTTCGCTTATCTCTGTTTTTTTTCACTCATAAATTAGGGGCATTGAAATCGCTAAAAATCCATAATGTATTAATTTAATAGGGGTTATTCAATTCTTTCAAAGAATATCAATCGACTGTTTTACACAAATTTCAAAGATGAAATAATTGAATAAATTAAAGTATATCTGTATGTCCAAGAACACTTAAAATTGTTGATAATAAAACAAAAAAAGTATAATTTTGTAATGTTTCCTTGTAGGTTTTTAATTCAACATATCCACATATACATATGAATTACGCACGCATTCTTATCATCGCAGTCTTTACAATCGTTTTCTCTAGTTGCAAAAGCGATAACAACCCAACCGATAGCGGCGGAACAGGTGGGCAATCAAGTAGCTTCACGCTAAACGGAACAACCTATACCACCACAAGTGTAACACCTTTGGCAAACAATGTTACCTCCACAATCGATGGAGAAACATTTCGCTTAAACAGTTTTGTGCCCGATGCCTTCGGTGTCTATGTTGCCACCGAAACTACAACCGTTTGCGGGATAAGCGGAACTTCAGGAGGAACTTCTGTCGGAATTCTCTTGGGTTTTTCAGGACAAACCACAGGCACTTATCAAATGGTGGAGGACGGAAGTTCGGCAATTGGTCTAACAGTCGGAAGTGTCACATACTTATCTTTATCAGGGCAAATTGTGGTATCAGAATATGGCAATGTGGGTGGTCGGATACGCGGAACATTTTCAGGCACATTTACTACAGGTTCTACCACCGTTCAAATCCCCAACGGCAGTTTTAATGTCACCCGTGGGGAAATCATTCAGTAAGAATCACACAGCAAAAAAAGCGGGTCATACAAGCCCGCTATTCTAACCTATTCAATGAAGAAAAAAAGCCCGCACCAAGTGTGCGGGCTTTTTTATCAAGAATTCAAAAAACTTACTTTTCGCCTAAAGCTTCTTTAATCACCACGCGCAAATCCGTAAAGTGCGCACGGGTGGCTTCATTGGCCGGAGAGGTGGACGAAACAAGTTTCAGAATTTTATCCAACTGACCGCGCGCAAGCGCTTTCATTTCCGAGCTTTCACCCACAACGGTTTGGTTCGGCAAAACCGGGCGAGGAGGCGTGGCTCTCACCTTTCCAATCAATTGATTCACCAATTCGCGTTGAAGGTTACGGCGCATTTGGTTCACGTTTCCACTGCGAGCATCGGCGAAAATGCCGGTTGTAAGGTCGTTCACAATCTCCGTAAGCGAATATGGCGCGCGGCCTGTAAGTTCATAATCCACAAGTGCGCTTCCTCGCGCGGTGCTCAAGACTTGGCGAATCGAACGGGCTTGATGCTGCTGCACAAGGTCGGCATAGCCGGCTGCTCCAATACGGTCTATGACTTCCATTGGGATTAAATCTTTCGGCAACTGGAAAACATTCTCCTGCAAAAATTTCATTGCTGCTTTTTGCCGTTCACGCGAAACCGGCTCAAAGTTCTTATCACCTTGTGTGTAGTAATAATTGGTTTCTACCATTCCACCAATCAGCGATGCCACATGCCCTGTGAAAAGGCTGCGTTGACCAAAAAATTCGCGCGTAATTTCCTTGAGCTTATCATAATCATCATTGGCTTTTGCATAAGCGGACAAAAGTTTCTTAGAGATTCGAGCAAGGTTTTTCAGTCCAAGCGGTGAAGCTTCAAGCGGGTCGGAACCGATGTCTTCACTTTGCGCGGTAGGGTCGAGCGGGTCACCTTGCCGGCCGAAACGCAGCATCGGGTTTTTGATTTGGCGCATTGCAATCTCGTTGAGCTTCTTTTTCTCTTCTTCAACCGAGATGTTGCCAAACTCGCGATACCCCCATTCTACCGCGAATTCATCATACGGGCCAATAATCGGAATCAAGCGTGGGCGCGGTTTGTCTTCAGGCTGCGCCACATAATTGAAGCGGCCGTAATCCATAATGGAGGCTTCAGTGCCATACTGTGCCGTAAACTGGGCATCGCGAAGTTGCTTAACCGTATAACTTTGCGAAGCTTTGAAATTATGCGGGAAACCAAGCGTGTGCCCAACTTCGTGAGCGGCCACATACTCAATCAATTCGCCTGAAAGATCGTCGGGCAAAGGCATTGTGTTGGTGCGTTCATCAACGGCGCCGACTTGCAAGAAATACCAACGCTGCGTAAGCGCATTGATGTTATGGAAGAATTTGATATCGGAATCAATCACCTCACCACTGCGCGGATCGGCAATCGACGGCCCATAAGCATTTTGAATTTCAGAAGGAAGCCAACGAATCGAGCTGTAGCGTGCATCTTCAGGATCCCAATTCGGATTATCATCGGGCGCATCTTTGGCTAAAATGGCATTCTTGAATCCGGCTTTTTCAAAGGCTTTCTGCCACGATTCCACACCACGCTTGATATAAGGCCGCCATTTATCGGGCACTTCGCGGGCAATGTAAAAAATGATGGGCTTCACCGGCTCGCTCACCTCAGCCGAAGGATTTTTCTTTTCCAAGCGGAAACGTGTGATGAACCTTTTTCTTTCAATGCCATCGTTGGCGTTGGTGTAATCGACAAAGTTTTCGGTAAAAAACCCAACACGAGAATCGAATTCGCGCGGACGCATTGGCTTTTCGGGCAAAAGCACCATACTGGTGTGCACTTCCACTGAAATGGTTCCTAAAGCAAAATCGGCGCGTGGGCGAACCGGCTGTGGCTGCGGCGATTGTTGCACGCGACCCAAATCAATAGGATTGGCGCGGTAAGTGAGCACGGCACGGGTTTCAATGTTGGTTGGGAAAGCTTTAACACTTTCAACAAACGAGCGCTTCGGGTCGAGCGATTGCGCATCGTAACTTTGAGCGAATTGTGCTTGCTGCTGGCGAGGTGAAAACTCCGGAACATCCGAAACAAAAAACTGCGTTACATCAATTACCACTGATGAATCTTTCCCATAAGTGAGAATATCAAAGGTGTATAGAATCGCATCGATATTGGATGAAGAAACGGCTTCTATGGCACTGTTATCGGTGGAGCGAAGTCCGTAATAGACATCGCGCAAAAGAACACTGTTATTCTTCTTTTGCCATTTCACCACGCGGTTGGCAAGTTCGGTTCCGCCATATC contains these protein-coding regions:
- a CDS encoding CocE/NonD family hydrolase; this encodes MKLIARFVLLFLLSISSLFAQNADSLFIRQNYFKREVMIPMRDGARLFTAIYLPRDSAKTYPIIMSRTPYSCAPYGEANYPTSLRPTELLREGYIYVFQDVRGRWMSEGEFVDVRPNIAGNSTKDIDESSDTYDSIEWLINNISYTNKRVGIWGISYPGFYASASIPDAHPALKAVSPQAPVTDWWIGDDFHHNGAFFLMDAFSFMYSFGRARPKPTTIGNTGFQFPTPDAYSFYLKTGALKNFNSLYYKDSIAFWNQMVAHPNYDDFWKARTILPHLKNVTPAVMTVGGWFDAEDLYGPLKVYDAIERNNPSAKNMLVMGPWSHGAWSRVDGDRLGYVPFASKTGVFYRESVEKLFFNHHLKGGAEHNMPDALLFDVGAGEWRKFEVWQPKNAVERNLYFHANGKLSFEPPKDKSGFDEVLADPMRPVPYTAETRIDRSIEYMIEDQRFASRRPDVFVYETDELQEDITLTGKVLANLFVSTTGTDADYVVKLIDVFPDSARDEFSGKPSARRAFPAPVRLGGYQMLVRWEVMRGRYRKSFERPEAMTPNKQETIALPLMDVVHTFKKGHKIMIQVQHSMFPLVDRNPQKFVDIYRCNDSDFQKASQRIFRNTKAASHIKVSVLPKP
- a CDS encoding zinc-dependent metalloprotease, which produces MKFFAGGAKPFFHYLIVLMGIVAINSFAQAQAPASRDSAGSKFKPYAEVLKGTRMLKGVFDVHRTEDKVFYEINPKYFGKEFLVVAQVSKTQSSYGYGGTELANRVVKWQKKNNSVLLRDVYYGLRSTDNSAIEAVSSSNIDAILYTFDILTYGKDSSVVIDVTQFFVSDVPEFSPRQQQAQFAQSYDAQSLDPKRSFVESVKAFPTNIETRAVLTYRANPIDLGRVQQSPQPQPVRPRADFALGTISVEVHTSMVLLPEKPMRPREFDSRVGFFTENFVDYTNANDGIERKRFITRFRLEKKNPSAEVSEPVKPIIFYIAREVPDKWRPYIKRGVESWQKAFEKAGFKNAILAKDAPDDNPNWDPEDARYSSIRWLPSEIQNAYGPSIADPRSGEVIDSDIKFFHNINALTQRWYFLQVGAVDERTNTMPLPDDLSGELIEYVAAHEVGHTLGFPHNFKASQSYTVKQLRDAQFTAQYGTEASIMDYGRFNYVAQPEDKPRPRLIPIIGPYDEFAVEWGYREFGNISVEEEKKKLNEIAMRQIKNPMLRFGRQGDPLDPTAQSEDIGSDPLEASPLGLKNLARISKKLLSAYAKANDDYDKLKEITREFFGQRSLFTGHVASLIGGMVETNYYYTQGDKNFEPVSRERQKAAMKFLQENVFQLPKDLIPMEVIDRIGAAGYADLVQQHQARSIRQVLSTARGSALVDYELTGRAPYSLTEIVNDLTTGIFADARSGNVNQMRRNLQRELVNQLIGKVRATPPRPVLPNQTVVGESSEMKALARGQLDKILKLVSSTSPANEATRAHFTDLRVVIKEALGEK